The genomic segment CTGGTTGAATATCCCCGTCGAAACATTCAAGGCGCACCTCGATACCTTTTTGCAAGGCGGCGCACGCGCTCTTGGTGGGACGGGGATGGAAGACCACGAGACCACTGGCAAAATTATGGCGCTGAGCGCCGTCAACCAGATGCTTGGGACGATCCTCGTCTTGGATGACTTGCTACGCGAAGCGGTGGATGTCCTCAAAACGCTTTTCGGGTACTTTCCCTCCATCGGCTTGATCCAAGAGGACACAATCTTGATCAAGCATGGCTATTACGCCGACGAATCACGCTTGGAAAGCGGCTTGCGGCTCACCCTTGACAGCCGCCACCCGATGGCATGGTGCGCCCGCAACGGACGGCTGTTGAACATCCCCGATATGATCGAAGATTCCCGCTTTAACCCTGATAACCTCACCAATCAGGCACGTTCCTATCTCGTCTTTCCGCTCATCCTCAAGGGGACAACCCTTGGCGTGCTGATGGTGAACCACCTTGAGCCGCGCCATTTTGATAGCCGCGATGTCGCCGTCTTGGAGACGGTCTCGTTTCATCTGGCGGTGGCGGTTGAAAACGCCCTCTTGTTTACGCAGATAGATCGCCGCGTGATGCAGTTGGAGATGTTCCGGGGTATTGCCTCCCATGCCATTGAAGCGCGGGATATGGAAACGCTGATTCAGCACACGACGACAGCCGCCCGTGAGATGATGGGCTGCGATCTGTTGGGAATTGGTATTTTGGGCGAGCAGAATGAGTACCTGCTGCTTTCCAGCCAAGAATTTGGGCAGAGTCCTGTTCAACAGGTCATTGCCCTTGAAAGCGGCACATTGATTGCCGCTGTGGTCAACGGCATAAGCAGCCGCCATTACCCCAACCGCGCCCTTGCCGAAAATGATCAGGTGCGCTTTCAGGGTGCGCGGATGCAATCTGGTGTGTGCGTTCCCCTTCGCCAGCGCGGAGAGATGATCGGCGTCATTTTTGCCGAGAGCCGCCACCCCTATGCTTTTGATACGCACGATATTTCCACCCTCAAGTTATTGGCCGATCAACTCAGCGGGGCGTTGAATGGCGTCTCCCTTTTTGAGCAAACGCAGGCACAGTTGAACGAAATTCGGAAGTTTCGGCAGCTTGCCAATGAATCGAATGTGGGCATTGTCACCCGCGATGGCGAGGGCGTCATTGAATATGCCAACAGCGCCGCCGCCGAACTGTTTGGGGCTACTTCACCAGAATCGCTGAGTGGGCGCTTATTCAATGAATTTGTTGCCGACCCTGAGGCATGGGCAAAGGCAAACGAGCAGTTTACGACATGGGCGATGCAGTTGGGTGGTTGGTCGGGCGAAGTACGCCTTAAACCGGTTAATGACCAGGAGACGGTGGTTGAAATCTCCATCTTTCCTATCTTTGCCACCAATGGCGAGTTCATCAACTTTGGGATGATCCTCCAAGATGTCACCGAGCGCCGCGCCCTTAGCCAAGCGATGGAACAAGAAAAACTGCGCTTTGAGGCACTCTTTGAATCCACTGACAATGGCTTGATTGCATGGGATGAGCAGTGGCGAATTGTCCTTGTCAATTCCACTGCCGCGATGTATCTCGGCGTGCCGGGCGAATACCTTGAATCGCTCAGCCGCAGCAGCATTCGGCTTTTGCCGCCCCTCGAAAAAATTATGACCGCCGATGAGGATGTTCGCTTCGAGCTTGAGGGCAAGGTGCGCCGTATGGTGCGCTGCCGGCATATCCCCTGGCAAACGACAACCAGCAGTGGAATGCTCACCGTCATTTACGACGAAACCAGCCAAGCCGAGCTGGAACGCCAACGCGATGATATGCTCCATATGCTGGTTCACGATTTGCGCAGCCCGCTGCAAAGCGTCTTAAACGGGGTGATCTTTGCCCAAGAAGCGCTTGATGAAAAACACAACGAAGTGAATCCGGCGCGGGCGCTCAACTATCTAGGGAAGGCGGGGCGTGGTCTGGCACAGATCATGAGCGTTGCCGATAACCTGTTGCAGATTACCAAGTTGGAAGCGGGGATGATGCCCATCCAACCCTCACTGTTGGATGTTCGCGCCGTCTTGCAAGAGGTGGTCGATTCGCTCATTGGAAAAACCACCGCCGCCCGCCTGAACGCCGATGTGTGTGTGGATGCCAACGTGCCACCGCTCTCGGCAGATGGCGGCTTGCTGCGGCGGGCGCTGATCAATCTTTATGACAACGCGATCAAGTTCAGTCCACCCGGATCAACGATCACCCTCGCCGCCCACACCCTCCCCCCCGCCGATCCAAACGATCAGCGTGTGGGGGTTGTTCTCAGCATCACCGATGCCGGACCGGGCGTCCCCGAATCTTACCGCCAAGTCATTTTTGAAAAGTATGGGCAAGCGCCGAATCAAGAATCAGGGCAAAAAGGGACGGGCTTGGGCTTAGCCCTTTGTCGTCTTGTTGCCGAGGCGCACGATGGGCGTGTTTGGGTGGATGTTGGCGAACAGGGTGGGAGTACCTTTCACCTGCTCATCCGCGATACCCGCCGTGAAGCCGTCGCCTTCTCGTCCTAGCCTGCCCAACCATGTTGTGACACTGGGTTAGATCAAGATTGATATGGCAACTCCGGCTGGCTTTGGTACGATCTCTCACGGATAGGTAACCTAACCGAGTTATGATCAGCGAACCAACTGGCATTAGAATCCTCTATACGGCGTGCCTGCGCGGGCGAATCGACCTTCTGCCTAGCCTTCACACCTTCCTCACCACCCAACGCACCGAACGAACGATCCTTGTTGATCTAGGGCAATCCTGCGCGGTGGGAAGCTGGATTTGCGAGGTGACGGGCGGGCGTGGCATGTTGGTGGCAATGGATGCCCTCGGCTACGATGGCTTTCACATCGGACGCGCCGACGCCCTTTACCACTACCCAGAGATGGTCGTCAAAATGAAAGAGATCGTTATGACACCCTTCATCGCCGGCACATGGGCGGGGAGCGCCACGCGGGGGGGCGTCAAAATCGGGCTTTACAATGCGGCGGCGCTCGAACGGGTGGCAATCACCCTTGACCCGCATACCGATCTGCACCTCTTATTAAGTTTGGATCGCACTGCCGAAATGACCGCCAACCTCTTACAGGGGGAGCGTTTGGTCAGTTTGGCGTGCCTTCCCACAGCCCCCACAACAGCGCCGCTCATTGGGCAGCTTGACCTTGAACTGCTCCCTAATCCGCCGGGGATACGGGTCGTGAATCAGCGTCCCCTTGCTATCCCGCCGGAAACACCCCCTCACCCAACGATCTCCGGCGTGGTAGAATTCGTCCTCAGCGAAGCGCGACAGGCAGAACAGAAGCGAGGCGGGGCATGATCGCCCTGAAACCAATCACCGCAAAACTGGATACCTTTTTCAAGGTGGCGTCCTATCCCGAAAACTTTCGGGTGGCAACCACCCCGCCGGGCTATGATGCGCTCTTGGCACGCTTTGCCCTGCCAGAGTTTATCAATATCTCGTATAACGGGCTTTTCCTCAACAACACACCGGAAATTGACCGTGTGTACCTTGTTGTCTTTCCCAACCGCGATGTGATCGACCAGATTATTGCCCGTGAAGTGGAACGCGGCGCGCCGGGGGCGCTGATCTTCACTCATCACGCCGCCGATTATCCAGAAAGCCAGTACCCTTCTGCTGTTTACATCACCGAGCCGCAGTTGGAAGAACTGCGCGAACACCGCATCGCCTGTTATGTCTGCCACGCCCCGCTGGATTGCAACCCCGAACTCTCCACCAGTGGCGCCATTGCCGATGCTCTTAAACTCAAGGTATTAGGGCGTTTCGCCACCTATCATGGTGGGCAGTCTGGCGTGTATGGAAAATGGGGGGGCAGCGGCTTTGACGAACTGACGAAAAAGCTGATGGAAACGCATGACCTCCCCACCCTTCGCTATGGGAATATTCGCCACAATGGGCAGATTGTTCACAAGGTTGCCATTGTTGCTGGTTTTGGGGGGACGCCAGAATTCATCCAAGAAGCGGCGGCGCTTGGCTGCGATACGTTCATCACGGGCGAATGGTTTCCCTTTGGTCCCGGCGATTGGCGTGCCGAGTACCGCGAGAAAATGCGGGCGCTGCTGCCCACCATTCCCCTTAATCTGATCGCCACCTCCCATTACGCCAGCGAGATGATCGTCCTGCGGGACGGGATGAAGGCGTGGTTTCGGGAACACGCCCCCGGTGTGGAGATCGTTCTGATGACCCAGAAAGACCCCTGGCGATGAGCCGTCGCATCATTCTTCCGGTTGCCCTGCTGCTGATCAGCCTACTCATAAACAATAGCCAGCGGGTAGGCGCACAAACCGAGGGGACAGCAGCGATCACCGCTCCCGCCAGCGGCGAGACCGTCCTCGGCGTGGTGACCATCAATGGCACGGCGGCAAGCCCCAACTTTCAGCGCTACACGCTTGATTTCGCCCTTATGCAGAGCGCCGACGAGCTGTGGTTTCCCATTGCCGAGATCAGCCAACAGGTGACGAACGGCGCGTTGGCACAGTGGAATACACGCAATGTCCCCGACGGCGCATATCAGATTCGCCTCCGGGTCATCCTGCGCGATGGGAGCGTGGTGCAGACCTCCGTCCAGAATGTTCTGGTAGCAAATGCCAGCCAAACGCCGCTGCCCACGCCGCCCCAAGCGGCGACAACGCTGCCGGCAACGCCGCTGCCTACGGAGGGACCCTCGCCAACACCGCTGATCCAGCAGCCGCCGACGGGGACGCCCCGCCCAACGCTGGCGGTTTTTCCCACCGCCCCGCCGCCCCCCTCCGAAACCCCGCTGTCCTCGTTTGTCATTGCGGTGGATGCTATTCGGAATGCCTTTTGTACGGGCGTTTATCTGGCGGTGATTGCCTTTGGCATTGGCTTTCTCTATCGCCTTGTCTATGGGCGTTTGCGTCCCCGTTGGCGGCAGTGGGTGGCGCGTTGGCGGGGCGAGGAATAAAATGATCGCGATGAATAAGGATTTGCAGGCGTGACAGATTGCTACCTGATTGTTGGCTTGGGCAACCCCGGACGGGACTATGACAACACCCGTCACAATATCGGCTTTCGGGCGGCAGATGCCCTCGCCGCCGCCTATGGCTTCACCTTTGCCAAAAAACAGGCAAAGGGCATTCTTGCCGATGGGCTAATTGCCGAACGGAAAGTTATCCTCGTCAAGCCGCAAACCTACATGAATCTCAGTGGCGAAACCGTCCGCCCGCTGATTGATTTTTACCAGATTCCGCTGGCAAATCTGCTAGTGATCTCGGATGATTTGGACATTCCGCTAGGGACGATCCGTATTCGCGAAAAGGGCGGCAGCGGCGGACAAAAGGGCATCAAAAGCATCATCGATCATGTAGGGACACAGGAGTTTCCTCGCCTTCGGATTGGCATTGGCAGACCGCCCGGGCGGATGGACCCCGCTGCTTATGTGTTACAGCCCTTTGCCGCCAATCAACAGCTAGAGGTCTCGCTCACCCTAGACCGCGTGGTGAAGGCGGTGGATACATGGCTGCGGTTCGGTTTGGCGCTCATGATGACCCGCCACAACGGGACGACGGATGAGGCAGCACGAAACGCCGAGGCACAGCCCCCCGCCCCGCCAAAGGTAGCCGAAAAACCCCCAGAGAGCGTCGGGTAATTCGCTCGCGGTGTTCTTCCTCGGCGCCCGTTGGCTGCGGTTTTTGGTTGCGGCGATCTTGGTGATCGCTGCGGTGAGCCTTGTGCTTGTCAGGGGGCTGCCCTCCGTCAATAATTCTTATGCCGTGAATCCCTACCCCACCGACGAAATCGCTCTCCCTTTGAGGGTGGGGGATCGCCCCCCGCCCCTCCCGGGCGTCACCTTTGCCCCTTACCCGACGATCATCACCTTCTGGGCGACGTGGTGCGCCCCCTGTGAGGTCGAAATGCCCATCCTCCAGCGCCAATTTGAGGATTTAGCCGTGCGCGTCATTGGGGTGAACACCGCCGAGACAGCGACACATACCGACCTTCAGGCGTGGCTTGCCGCACGGGGAATCACCTTCGAGATCATCACGGATCGGGATGGAGCGATTGCCCGTGCCTATGGTGCGGGAAGGGCGCTCCCCGTGACGGTGTTCCTTGACCGAGAAGGGGTGATTCAGTTTGCCTGGGCGGGCGCCTTGCCCGAATGGGAAATTCGCCGTTGGACGTGGTGGATCGCGGCGCGGTAGGGCTACCCCTTCACCCAATCACCTTCTCACCTTCATCACTTCTTCACGAGGATTCAGGATACTTCCCCACAGGAGATTGATTCATGTCTTTAACCACCCATCCTGAGTCATACCACACTTACCTCTTTTTTCGCCCGTTGTGGCGCGTTGCGGCGCTGACGGTTATTCTGACTCTCGCCCTCTTTTTGCGCCTCGTCGCCATTGAGCGCGTGGGCGACGGGAACACCTATTACACCGCCGCCGTTGCCAGTATGCTGCAATCCTCCTCAAATTTCTTCTTCGCCGCTGCCGAACCGGGCGGATCGGTTTCTGTCGACAAACCACCGCTAGGGTTGTGGATTCAGGCGTTCTCGGCGCTGCTCTTTGGGGTGAGCGGTGTCAGTGTGACGCTGCCGCAGATCGTCGCTGGCGTCCTCTCGGTGCTGCTGCTCTACCACATTGTGGGGCGGCGCTTTGGGGTAAGGGCGGGGTTGATTGCCGCCCTTGCCCTCGCCGTAATGCCCGTGACGATTGCTGCGGATCGCAACAACACGATGGATTCCCTGCTTATTTTGACTTTGATCCTTGCGGCGTGGGCATTTCTACGGGCGACAGAGACGGGAAAACTACGCCCCCTGCTTGTTGGGGCGCTTTTGGTGGGGATCGGCTTCAATATCAAGATGCTGCAAGCCTATTTGATCCTTCCCGCGCTCTATAGTTTATACCTGTGCGGGGCATCCGTTGGCGTGCGGCGGAAGGTGCTTTCGCTTGCCCTTGCCAGCGTCGTCTTGGTGGGCAGTTCGTTGGCGTGGATCATCGTTGTGGAGTTGACCCCCGCCGCACAGCGTCCCTATGTGGGCAGCAGCCAGACGAACAGCGCCCTTGAATTAGCCATCGGCTACAACGGCTTGCAACGCCTTTTGGGAATGGATTTGGGGGGACGCGGTGGTACTATCCGGCAGTTTCCTCCCCCAAACGGCGGGAGCGGCGGGGCTGCTCCGGTACCTCCACTAGGGGGCGGCGGGCGGATGGGCGGCATGTTTGGCGGTGAGGTCGGTTCGCCCGGCGTGCTGCGCTTCTTTCAGCCCGAATTGGCGAACGAGATCAGTTGGCTGCTGCCGCTTGGGTTCGGGTTGGGGCTGCTATTGCTGATTGGGGAACGCCCCCGCCGCCCTCTGACAAACACGCACCGCGCCCTCATCCTATGGGGCGGTTGGCTGGTGACGGGCATCGTCTTTTTCAGTGTCTCAGAGTTCTTCCACGCCTACTACTTGGCGACACTCTCGCCAGCGCTTGCCGCCCTGCTTGGGATTGGGCTGAGTCGCCTTTATGAACGCGCACAAACGCGGCAGTGGCTCACCGTGATGCTTATCGCCCTTTGTTTGGGAACACTGCTCTACCAAATCGCGGCAGCGATGAGCTATGGGCTGCCCCTGCCTGTGCTGCTGATCGGTCTTGTGGGGGTGATCGTTTTGTTCGTCCTAAGCGGGCTGTGGCTGGCATGGCGACCATCCTTCGGGGCGGGGCTTGCTGCCGCGCTCATGGCGGCGGTGTTTGCCATACCCACCGCATGGGGGGCGCTCACAGCGCTTGATCCCCAAGTGAACAACGTCTTGCCCAGCGCCTATGCGGGCGGGCGAGGCGGTGGCGGGAGCATGGTTGCCTTTGGTGGGGGAAACCCACCATCCTTGCCGGCGGGCGGGCTGCCCGCTGGCGGTGGTTTCTCAGACAGAATGGGCGAGGTAAACGCCGAAATGCTCGCCTACCTTGAGGAACATACTACTAAGACGAAATACCTCGTGGCGGTCAGCAGCGCCATGACGGGCGCACCGCTTGTCCTAGAGACACACCGCCCCGTGTTGTATTTGGGCGGCTTCACCGGCAGTGACCCGATTCACAGCGCAGAGAGCATCGCCGCATTGGTGAAGGCGGGTGACCTACGCTACGTCTTAGCGTCGGGGATGCCGATGGGGGGTGCGGGAGGTGAAGGCGATCAGGGCGTCATGGCGTGGGTGGGGGCAAATTGCCAACGTGTCGAAGGGCTGACAACCACCCCAAACTTAATTGGGATCGGGGCAACCCTGTTAGGTATGGGCGGGGGAATCACACCCGGCTTGTATGCCTGCGGGGGGTGAGTCATACCCCAAATCCCCGCACCCATAGTTCCAGCGTTACTAACCGCCAAATAAGCTCCGTTTGGGAGGTGCGTCCGGCGAAATGCCCATCGATCAGCCGCCTGTAGACCACCCCATCAAGGTAGGGGCGTTGGCGGGCGGCGGGGTCATAGAGTACCTCGCGCAGCCGTTCGCGCAGCGCCCCTTCAAACCACGCCCGAATGGGCGTCCCAAAAGGTTTTTTCGCCCGATCCCGAATCGGCGCGGGCAGTGTTTCATCCATCGCCGCCCGCAGTAAAAATTTGTTCCCCTTCAGGCGGATGGCGGCGGGAATCGTCCCCACTAGTTCCATCAAAATGCGGTCAAAGAAGGGGACGCGCCCTTCCAGCGAGTGTGCCATAGAGACTTTATCGGCAGAGAGCAGCCCATTGCCCGGCAGCCAGAGGTACATCTTCAGCCAGTGGATCAGGTTCTCCGCCATTGTTTGTGGCGCACGGGCTAAGAGCGCCTGAAATACACTAAAGGCGCGCCCGCCTTCGGGCAGGCACAGCAGCGAACGCCGCAGCCCATCGGTGAACACCGTCCCATCAAACGCCATTGTCCGCCACAAGTGATGCACCTCGTCCGGCTCAAGGCGGTGATAGGCGGGCGGGAAAAGATTCGGCACTGCGCCCACAAACCGCCCCTGCCTCAGAAATGGGTAAAGTCCCTCAGCGGAGCGGATCGCTCCCCGTGCCGCGTTTCGCAAGAGCGCGGGAAGAAGACGGCGAATCGTCGCCGCTTGCCGTAGGGCGCGAGGGAGATCGCGGTAGAGCGCGTAGCCGGCAAAGAGTTCGTCGCTCCCGATCCCGTTCAGGACAACCTTCACATGCCGTCCGGTCAGTTCGGAGAGCGCCAAGAGCGACACCGCTGAAGGATTCGCGTTCGGCTCGTCGTGGGCGTAGACATAGCGCTCGACATGCCCCCACCAATCCGCCGCCGTCAGGGTCAGTTCATGGTGGGTGCCGCTGAAACAGGCGGCGCTGGCACGGGCAGCGCTCAGTTCATCGTCGGGGTGATCGCCGTCACTGTAGCCGACGCTGAACGTCTCAATCGTCCCTGACAGTTCCCCCGCCATGAGCGCCAACAGGGTTGCCGAATCGACCCCGCCGCTGAGGAACAACCCTAAAGGGACATCGCTTCGCAGGTGGATGGAGACGGCTTCGCGCAGCGTTGCCCGCACGCGCTCCACCGCCTCTGCCTCGCTCATGGGCTGTTCGGGATAGGTCATTGCCCAATGCTGAATCGTCCGCACGGCGCCCTTTTCAACAACAAGCGCTGTTCCGGGGTCAAGGCGCCGAATCCCCTCAAAAGGCGTCTCGTCGCCTACCATGAACCCATAGGTCAGGTACGTTTCGAGGGCGGGTAGATTCAGGATGCGGGGAACGTCGTCTCCATAGGCAAAGAGCGCCTTCACCTCGCTGGCGAAGATCAGAACATTTCCCACCTGAGCAACATAAAGGGGTTTGATCCCGATGTGGTCAACCGCTAAGAGAAGGCGCTCCCGTCGGGAATCCCACAGGGCAAAGGCATACATCCCACGCAGGTGATCAAAGAGAGTCAGATCGTGATCTTCATAAAGATGGAGGATCGTTTCCGTGTCGGAGCGGGTGCGGAGGGCATGTCCCCGCCCCTGAAGGGTGGTTTGCAGTTCGCGGTAGTTGTAGATTTCGCCGTTGAAAACGATCTGAAGGGTGGTATCTTCATTGGCAATCGGCTGATCGCCGCCCGCCACATCAATGATGCTCAGGCGGCGCATCCCAATTCCTACCGCACCTGAAATGTAAAACCCCTCCCCATCCGGTCCGCGGTGGCGAATGGCGTCTGCCATCCGTTTGAGGCAGGCGGGGTCGATGGACTTGCCTTCTAAATCAATCGCGCCGACAATGCCACACATACCGTTTTGAGGAACTCCCTCTGCCTATCATTGCTCTGCCATCGTTGCAAGGGAGGAAGTGTACCACAGGCGGATAAGGCATCCCGATATACTATAATTCAATCGCATTACCTGCGAAGGATGAAGTCACTATGCGTCTTTACGACATTACCCGCACCATCTCCCCCACGTTGGCGGTTTTTCCCGGCGATACGCCCTTTTCCGCCCAACGGATGCTCTCACTGGCAAACGGGGACTCGGTGAATCTGTTCGCCCTGACGATGACCGCCCACTGTGGGACGCACGCCGATGCTGTCTACCACTACAGCGATGCGGGGATTCACCCCGATCAGCTTCCCCTAGAGCGTTATCTCGGCGCGGCACAGGTCGTCCATATTTCGCGCACGCACGGCGGGATCACCCCTGACGACCTGAGCGGCATTGATCTTCGTCTTGCCCCGCGCCTGCTCTTTCGGACACGAGCAAGCGTCCTCACGGATGATCAGTGGGATGGTGATTTTGTTCACCCAACGCCCGAACTTGTTGATTACGCCGCCGATCAGGGGGTGTTTTTGGTGGGGGTTGATACGCCCTCTGTGGATCACCCTAGCAGCAAGACACTGCCCACCCACCGCCGCATGTACGAGCGCGATATTGTGATCCTCGAAAACATCATGCTGCGCGATGTCCCGATGGGGGTCTATGAACTGATCGCCCTGCCACTGAAGATCGCAGGGGTGTGCGGGACGCCCATCCGCGCCGTCTTGCGCGGGTGAGGAATACAAAAGAGGGCGCACAGAGACGAGGCATAATCCCCCCATTGGGGGTTAAGACCGAGTGCGGAAAGTCGCCCTTTGCCTTCAAGTCCCGTCGTGGCGGCTGATC from the Anaerolineales bacterium genome contains:
- a CDS encoding GAF domain-containing protein, whose translation is MSVLASNSSSDTAAMSAAILDHLRGALSLEAAADWLNIPVETFKAHLDTFLQGGARALGGTGMEDHETTGKIMALSAVNQMLGTILVLDDLLREAVDVLKTLFGYFPSIGLIQEDTILIKHGYYADESRLESGLRLTLDSRHPMAWCARNGRLLNIPDMIEDSRFNPDNLTNQARSYLVFPLILKGTTLGVLMVNHLEPRHFDSRDVAVLETVSFHLAVAVENALLFTQIDRRVMQLEMFRGIASHAIEARDMETLIQHTTTAAREMMGCDLLGIGILGEQNEYLLLSSQEFGQSPVQQVIALESGTLIAAVVNGISSRHYPNRALAENDQVRFQGARMQSGVCVPLRQRGEMIGVIFAESRHPYAFDTHDISTLKLLADQLSGALNGVSLFEQTQAQLNEIRKFRQLANESNVGIVTRDGEGVIEYANSAAAELFGATSPESLSGRLFNEFVADPEAWAKANEQFTTWAMQLGGWSGEVRLKPVNDQETVVEISIFPIFATNGEFINFGMILQDVTERRALSQAMEQEKLRFEALFESTDNGLIAWDEQWRIVLVNSTAAMYLGVPGEYLESLSRSSIRLLPPLEKIMTADEDVRFELEGKVRRMVRCRHIPWQTTTSSGMLTVIYDETSQAELERQRDDMLHMLVHDLRSPLQSVLNGVIFAQEALDEKHNEVNPARALNYLGKAGRGLAQIMSVADNLLQITKLEAGMMPIQPSLLDVRAVLQEVVDSLIGKTTAARLNADVCVDANVPPLSADGGLLRRALINLYDNAIKFSPPGSTITLAAHTLPPADPNDQRVGVVLSITDAGPGVPESYRQVIFEKYGQAPNQESGQKGTGLGLALCRLVAEAHDGRVWVDVGEQGGSTFHLLIRDTRREAVAFSS
- a CDS encoding TlpA family protein disulfide reductase, which translates into the protein MFFLGARWLRFLVAAILVIAAVSLVLVRGLPSVNNSYAVNPYPTDEIALPLRVGDRPPPLPGVTFAPYPTIITFWATWCAPCEVEMPILQRQFEDLAVRVIGVNTAETATHTDLQAWLAARGITFEIITDRDGAIARAYGAGRALPVTVFLDREGVIQFAWAGALPEWEIRRWTWWIAAR
- a CDS encoding glycosyltransferase family 39 protein → MSLTTHPESYHTYLFFRPLWRVAALTVILTLALFLRLVAIERVGDGNTYYTAAVASMLQSSSNFFFAAAEPGGSVSVDKPPLGLWIQAFSALLFGVSGVSVTLPQIVAGVLSVLLLYHIVGRRFGVRAGLIAALALAVMPVTIAADRNNTMDSLLILTLILAAWAFLRATETGKLRPLLVGALLVGIGFNIKMLQAYLILPALYSLYLCGASVGVRRKVLSLALASVVLVGSSLAWIIVVELTPAAQRPYVGSSQTNSALELAIGYNGLQRLLGMDLGGRGGTIRQFPPPNGGSGGAAPVPPLGGGGRMGGMFGGEVGSPGVLRFFQPELANEISWLLPLGFGLGLLLLIGERPRRPLTNTHRALILWGGWLVTGIVFFSVSEFFHAYYLATLSPALAALLGIGLSRLYERAQTRQWLTVMLIALCLGTLLYQIAAAMSYGLPLPVLLIGLVGVIVLFVLSGLWLAWRPSFGAGLAAALMAAVFAIPTAWGALTALDPQVNNVLPSAYAGGRGGGGSMVAFGGGNPPSLPAGGLPAGGGFSDRMGEVNAEMLAYLEEHTTKTKYLVAVSSAMTGAPLVLETHRPVLYLGGFTGSDPIHSAESIAALVKAGDLRYVLASGMPMGGAGGEGDQGVMAWVGANCQRVEGLTTTPNLIGIGATLLGMGGGITPGLYACGG
- the asnB gene encoding asparagine synthase (glutamine-hydrolyzing) translates to MCGIVGAIDLEGKSIDPACLKRMADAIRHRGPDGEGFYISGAVGIGMRRLSIIDVAGGDQPIANEDTTLQIVFNGEIYNYRELQTTLQGRGHALRTRSDTETILHLYEDHDLTLFDHLRGMYAFALWDSRRERLLLAVDHIGIKPLYVAQVGNVLIFASEVKALFAYGDDVPRILNLPALETYLTYGFMVGDETPFEGIRRLDPGTALVVEKGAVRTIQHWAMTYPEQPMSEAEAVERVRATLREAVSIHLRSDVPLGLFLSGGVDSATLLALMAGELSGTIETFSVGYSDGDHPDDELSAARASAACFSGTHHELTLTAADWWGHVERYVYAHDEPNANPSAVSLLALSELTGRHVKVVLNGIGSDELFAGYALYRDLPRALRQAATIRRLLPALLRNAARGAIRSAEGLYPFLRQGRFVGAVPNLFPPAYHRLEPDEVHHLWRTMAFDGTVFTDGLRRSLLCLPEGGRAFSVFQALLARAPQTMAENLIHWLKMYLWLPGNGLLSADKVSMAHSLEGRVPFFDRILMELVGTIPAAIRLKGNKFLLRAAMDETLPAPIRDRAKKPFGTPIRAWFEGALRERLREVLYDPAARQRPYLDGVVYRRLIDGHFAGRTSQTELIWRLVTLELWVRGFGV
- a CDS encoding aminoacyl-tRNA hydrolase, translating into MIVGLGNPGRDYDNTRHNIGFRAADALAAAYGFTFAKKQAKGILADGLIAERKVILVKPQTYMNLSGETVRPLIDFYQIPLANLLVISDDLDIPLGTIRIREKGGSGGQKGIKSIIDHVGTQEFPRLRIGIGRPPGRMDPAAYVLQPFAANQQLEVSLTLDRVVKAVDTWLRFGLALMMTRHNGTTDEAARNAEAQPPAPPKVAEKPPESVG
- a CDS encoding cyclase family protein; its protein translation is MRLYDITRTISPTLAVFPGDTPFSAQRMLSLANGDSVNLFALTMTAHCGTHADAVYHYSDAGIHPDQLPLERYLGAAQVVHISRTHGGITPDDLSGIDLRLAPRLLFRTRASVLTDDQWDGDFVHPTPELVDYAADQGVFLVGVDTPSVDHPSSKTLPTHRRMYERDIVILENIMLRDVPMGVYELIALPLKIAGVCGTPIRAVLRG
- a CDS encoding Nif3-like dinuclear metal center hexameric protein — translated: MIALKPITAKLDTFFKVASYPENFRVATTPPGYDALLARFALPEFINISYNGLFLNNTPEIDRVYLVVFPNRDVIDQIIAREVERGAPGALIFTHHAADYPESQYPSAVYITEPQLEELREHRIACYVCHAPLDCNPELSTSGAIADALKLKVLGRFATYHGGQSGVYGKWGGSGFDELTKKLMETHDLPTLRYGNIRHNGQIVHKVAIVAGFGGTPEFIQEAAALGCDTFITGEWFPFGPGDWRAEYREKMRALLPTIPLNLIATSHYASEMIVLRDGMKAWFREHAPGVEIVLMTQKDPWR